The nucleotide window TGgcattaatatttcattttttctttaatttcagaagtctgtcggtcacttcaatacgttcaattttccaatttttactctgcacgattaaacaattttcaacttgaaaataCCTAGCGTAAACtagtgctgctttgccaaaattgtctgaaccTCCCTCCATGTAGGGGATGCGCTACCGGGAAATATCAAATTACGCCCCCAGATGCGAGTCAGTCCGACCCTGGCCACGTTCGCTTTCttggattttagaattttggaaATGTGACTCAAAACGTGATATTAAAAATTTAGCTCAGATTCGGATCCCTCGTAAAAAGTCGATGCAATACGATAAATCATATGTTAGCATAGCATGGAAGAAAGAGGGTAAACGCATATAGGCGTACAGATTATATCATTTGGGTAAATAAGCACAGAATTACTTACCCCTTTTATCTATGTCGCCAGCTGATCGAAATCTAAGTGCCACTGGTGCCGGCGGTTTCGACCCATTGAATATTGATAAACATTCCTCTCACTCATTAGCTGATCCACTCAGTACATACCCATGTTGCCACTCTTTCCTTCATGCCCACACCGTATATCGACGGCATGAGTCCgcaaccacactgaaaaaaaaatctcggtgtatactaagaaaagggtaaaattacaaagaattcagggttctatttgatcccaattttttcttggtaaaattaccatttataaaattggtaattttaccgagaaatctcgataaaattattgaactttctcggtgattttactggaccttggtataAACGCCAATTTTTATTATCGAccatggtagaattaccgagataaaatggcaataaatttaccgggaatcgattaccaataaaagtggtattcttacctgaaaaaacagtaaaaatatcggtttttaggtaagtttaccagtctgtcctggtaaaatcaccaatcattagtaaaaagtgagatggtaaaagtaccaacagaccttggtaaaaacgccgagaatttttttcagtgcacgtatctcattgcggtgtttgaaaatctccgctcctaatttattttttgaaggagaaaaaaatcgacaTCATATACAAcagcgaaatacaaccctggctttagcgctCTTAAACTCAgttagttttttgcattttattgttGATTTGGGTTCCTTTtgttatttagttaaattattcctgcttcttaatttttatttcttatgcaaaaattatctttttgcgaagtacaatcctggctttagcgccctttaactacggccttaacggttgAACCTATGAACCTACAGtggcggcacaggaaaaccgagaaaCAACGCgaggacgctacttcaatattaaacttccatcgccttgctaaggcgcagggatacgactatttgaactctgcggaacgcgtgaggtatcatgcttcatttgaaggcgttttcgaatcttctgtatttacatgacgatcGGACCTAGGGTCAACTGTtggtctaatttcattacgtgaatgcagaagaaaaactaatgtgtgatcaattttcaaggacaattctgtaatttctcctacgattttaagtAGATTAAAACgcttaatatccaaaatctaagctcagattcgaaTTCCTGGTGAAAAATTGATGCGATTTCGTGTATCATATGTTAGCATAActtgaaggaaagaggtttaacaacgcgtatagattctgtcatactgcccctttgaactacgccgccggtCGCCCGAGATGCAACCGAACGGGGAGACGCCGGCGCTTactaagcgttcggtttcgtcccgaggaattcctcacgataaattcttattcttcctcctccgctgacccactgagcactacccatgttgccacgttggattcatataCTCGAATCAGTGTGTCTaagttacgtctctttccttcacgctatgctcgggtatgatacatgaaattgcatcgatttttaacgaggaatccgaatctgcgCTTCGATtctgggtatcacgcgttttaagtcaaattttttaaattaaaaaatcagaaatgacggacgtggcctaaaatgctttCGCGGCTCTTATTccatggatttttctgaaaatcagtgtggcggtacttttcgacgagaaactcgaatttttagttaatgtttgaaaattcaaaaaaggtTTCGAAAGTGCTGCACTCTGCCAAAGTATGTGATAAACATTCCCCTGATTCCCTTCCAGATTCCCTCCTTCCCACATGATTtttaacataacctcaaaaataATTCGTTAGTAATcaatttgtttacattctccAAGCTGACCATCTGAGATTTTTaatcttcattttttgttaAACTCATCTTAATTCATGATTTAAACTGTTCAAACTTCACTAGAAGTTGTAAAAATTCTCGAAGAGCCTTGTGTTTATTATCATCTGTAAAATCATTTGTCAGCTTTCAAGTTACTAGTCTAACAGCACAGAGTTGACGTTGTGATCCCCTCCTGTATTCCACTGTTAAACAATTCtgtcactcagtagtttcctcctgtttttatttgtttttgcaTCGATCGTTCAGTTCTAAGTTTATTACagagaaaatggtgaaaatcaTACAACAAGAGACATTTGACACTGTTGTGAGGGAAAACATTGAGGAATTTGGTCTGTCAGCGGAGGAGGCTATTGAGGATGCAGAAAAACAGTTCATAGCTCAGGTAATGTCTTTACtcaggaaaataaaagaaataatcatAACAACCAATGAGTAAGTCCACCTCACCGAGATTATTCTTCAATGATACGTCTGGACACCCACTCAAGACAAATGATCAGTAAAATTGTTAAGTAACTCACTTGCATGTTAAATACTAATTTGTGAATGCGTTTCACCGGCAGTCGCACTGAGGATGCCGGAGTTGCAAGCCAGCAAGACGCGTTtgcaaattaatattttacgtgcaagtgagtttttttaacaattttattgcGATTATTCTTGTCAGGTTTGTAGTTATGAATTTTGCTCTCTAGCTGTGCATTGTCACATTATTTACTTGAATTGCAAGCCGCTCAACAGCAAGCTAATCATTGAACCTGACAGGCAAAGAatacaaaaggaaaatgaagcaatcctatAGATTGATTGGCTCTTGTGgtcaaagggagaaaatgatggacccaCTAGGTATGTAATCTCTCTCGGGTTGCTGTTAGCTAGCTCAGttcttacctcctttgtctattgcagcCTCTAACTTCTATCAATAAGGCCGCTCAATTTTtccgtttcttttcttttgccATTGCTCTGTTTATCAActaataatcagcctgcagataGGGGAACTTTCTTGCGCAATAGCACCACAGATTTCGCAACAGTTTTCTTATCGTATTGattagattttttctctcttccagGGCATTGATCTTAGCAACATAATCAAAGATCTGTACTTAAGGAAAGATGAAGACCCTCTCTTAGTTGCTCTGGAGCGAATCAAGGATAATATCGGAACTAGCTCTACTGATGGATTAGAAGAGGCTGTTGAGAACCTAAAAAATGAATGCCGAAAGGATATTGCTCGCAAAATACTAGCAGGAAAAAAAGGAGCTTACAACCTCCTGCTGAATGTTTTGACTAAATTTAAAGAGGACAAGATTCAAGTAGCATCACTGGCAGCACTTGTTGCTTTAATGACAGGTTTGGCGTTATTCAGTTTTCCAGgatcaaaatttatcaaaatatgGTGGGCTCTTccatggcaaaaaaaaaaaaatcattgttctcaagaatgacaaatattttgattGTGTGCTATCCTCCAATGGATGAAATCGAAACTATTTTAATTAGATTGTAGTTGAATAATTAACATATATGAGTTCATTTAAGCTGATgtagaagaaacaaaaaacaattaaaatccaagaaaagtGATCAGAATTTGAACAGTTTGCTATGTGAAATTACTGGTGTAAATACTATGCCAATGTCaatgtaaattaaaaagaaaataaggaaagCAATTATAAGAAAGGATTGAGGATTCttacgtaatttcttgaaaacttctggaattttcattctttgttttaaaaacatatatAGTTTTCAAGTCTCAAACATTTGGAAGGTTTTATTTTCCTTGCAAATCATAAAGTAGAAGTAATTTAGCTAGCAATCATAAAGTATAGatagaattttaagaaaagttaaaatttacaattttcttgCACTTATTTACACATGAAAATTGcattcacaaattttaatttgcatTCATGAGTgtttataatttcaaaaatatattaattttacTTACTGTCATTCATAGCGTTTGCAGTGTCTTAATTTATTCATACCGTATGAAGTAAAAATACACCATATCGATGTACAATGTGCAAAACCCtcaaatatctcaaaatttccgtttctattttattttttcaaagagaaacaaaccAACCTTCCAGCTTGAAATttgtgcagaatattctgtgtacagagatggaaaatcaagaaagttttggaaaaatcatgttgattagttttccaaagaaaaaattaagtacctaTGACATAtagtctgcagcgtcgcaaaaAGAGATACCGGGTCTtgaactttggccatcaattttTCTAGAGGCAAACCATTGCTTAGTAAAGCTTTacatacacaattttttatcatcCGAGAGGCAGCTTTTTTTTCTGGTTGATTATAGTGCTTATAGTAACAGTACCCATTCTTGACAGCTTCAACCTAATTCAAATCCAAATAATTGTGTTCAAACGAATTTGAttcaagttttatttatttatggaTACTAATTTTGTATATTCATTTGTGTCATCAGTATATTTAagtgtttgtttttctttgcaGGGTATCCTGACCTTTTGGATGCAGAAGGTCTAGACCTAATGATTAATAAGTTGGAAGATTCAAGTAGTGAGCAGCAACAGATCCTGACATTACAGTGGGCTGTAGAGTGCTGCAAGAAGCATGAAAATAATAGACAGGTTTCCTTCTTTCAATGaatctaaatttttcatttctactCAAGTCAGTGTAGTCCTTGCAGTAAATAACCTGTGGGacaaatcgacggcgtaagtccgcaatcacatatctcgtttgcggtgtctgaaaatctccgcctctttgttagttttttataagagaacaaattagcatcattccttgaaatttttgcagaacttactttgcacagagaagaaaaatcatagcagttttaaagaattgccgttgagcatttttccgtttaaaaaataaagtatgacaggaagtctgcgacgtcgcaaaccgagttatgtgattgccgacttacaccgtcaaagTACATCATAATCATTGATATTTTTGCATTATGACTtgatttgtttaaaaatgtttggtACTAAGTACACACTTATTATGCCATATTCCTCAGAGAGTATAATATCTCCACTCTCTAGCAGTAGACTATGTGTGGATAATGAGACCAGAAACAAAGTAGGTGcatatcgatggcaaaagtgcgaaaccatgtatctccgctcgagacgtagcagacttcctgttgtactttattttttctttggtaaactctttaacgtaatttcttgaaaacctctgtgatttttcttctttattagcAGAGTACCTATTCTGCATTAATTTAAAGTAGTAaatttggcttgtttctctccggaaaaataaaataggagtggataTTCTGAAACACAGCAATGGAGTTACCCAGTTTTGCTCTTTGGCCATCAATACATgagtttgcaatttttgcagatttttgcccttattttcaattttttaaggagATGACTGATCAATGTTCTACCAACAATTTTATCAAATGGGCCACTATACAAGGTCTGAGCTAGGTAGGAAAACATGTAATatgtttccttttcaaaatattttctggaaaatgaaTCTCACTACCAGTCTTTTGGATATTAAATTCTGAACAAGTATTTTTTAAGCAGATCAAATAGAAGTCAGATTATACAAATaatgtcatttgtatttttgcaatttaattaaTGTTTATTAAAAACACTCGTATCTGGTTTAGGAATTGATTCccacattttttgttttgtgattcattttctttgctgatttttgaagaggaaacaagTTGCATAGTGATTTAGTTGATAGCTCGTCTCGAggcccattttttttctttccaaacatattatgaaaaatttttagtCACACTCCTCTAAAGAAATATAGTGGAtgtgtaaaatattgaatgactCATGAAGTCTAAAATATTCTAATCAAGTTATCGATGCTGAAGCTCCCAAATCttatatcttgtttgcggtgttttaaaatctttgcTTCTATTTTTTTGTGAAGGCAAATGTATcagtatcatttcttgaagttttcacagaattttttcgcacagagaaaagaaaaacccCTGGCAGTTCTTAAGAATTTCCCcaaagttgttttttatttaaataatgaagcaggacaagaagtctgcaatgtcaccAACTGAGGTACGTTGGTCGGGAATTTCATCGTCGATTTGTGCTTCTGTGGTTTTGCTGATGACATTTAACCTAATTTTTCCTTGtgttgaagaaaaaagaaattagcattaaagtatgacagaaatcTTAAACTTAAACCGTAAGTGTCTTGTCATATTAAAGTCCCTTGTTCTCTTCTCTTTAAGCAGTGACATCAGAGTTTATTCTCAATTAACCTCAAGTTCTTTTACATTCCAGAGTATTTTTAAGAAGGACATCACAACAAtcttaaaaaggaaaatagaagaCAGCAGCTCAAGTCGCGATTTGCTTTACCACATTTGTTGCCTCTTCAGACATCTAGTTCTGGACGATGATGTGAGAGTAGAGTTTTCTCAAGCGCATGAGCATGCACGTACCATATCATCTGATAATTTGAGTCATCTCACAAAATTACTTTTCAGTGAGTAGAACATGATTATTGTATCTGTCCCATGAAAAAAAAGCAAGAGTACCTTCCCAAATCATTAGAAATTAGACTAGtccatgtaaaaaatcgctaaggaaattcagaaatttttctgtCTACgtatagaaatatttttcatagatTAGATTAGAGTAATTGTTATAAAATCTTGTTTCCAGGTGGTTTTTGGCTTGTCGGAGAACTATATGATAATCGATCGATCcattgataatttctggattttaggacATTTCTTAAGGATTTCAAACCAATACTTAGctgggtggatttcagctaatgggagaaaatggttctgaaaaaaaggttaaaaagtgATTTGGCCATATCAAGCTATAAACTACTTTTCTGTTATCTTAGAGCTCCATACTATTAATTACGTGCATCTTAATATCTTTACGATGATTTTTCTTTACCAAGCCTAACATGTCAGTTTGGTTTGGACATGTCAggtttggtgacgtcaccaaactgacattttgctgttatcaattttttctgccaatttacAGCAACAAAATCAAACTAATCATCGAGGTTAGGTCGAGAAGCCACCTGTAGAtgtaagaaaataatatttgctcACATATTCCTTGCATATTCCACcaaaagttttgatggaaaacagcgtcaccaaactgacattgaataagtgagacactccaaaaaccatggaaaaaactgaaactatgctgaaattggaagaaatatgtgGAATTATCAAGTGCACGTCTGTTCGTTCTCCTTTTCCGCACTCAGTCATGCCTTAATCCGCACACAAGCGCAATATCTTGAGTGGCCACAAACTAAAACGCATAGCAtcaccaaactgacataatATTGAGTTACACGCTTCAAGTCTCAcattaaattgaataatatagTTTTCTGGTGTTTCAATGCATATTATATCAAACAATATACCttcaagacttaaaaaaaaattagacaaagctCGGAAAAGGTCCTGGTTTATTTACATAACGATTTGATACATTGGCTACCTCCGAGTTACACATCACAAAACTGACATTTCACTGTTCAGCACgttgaaaaaaaggtttagAGTTATTCAAATCTCCTGAGGAATTTTTTCGTGGTTGGTGTGACCTGCTTCTACGCAAAAACCAAacatcgagagaaaatattataattgaaagttttgaacaACCAGTTACACGTCTTtcccatattttcttcaattagctgaaatccacccagCTCTGTAGTATGTCAGAtattttcacacaaaatttgacctagaaaaattttaaaataattctaaaAGTAGGGCTTGAGTgaatattgcaatttcacaaTCACTAATCATACAtcataaaatttttactttcttcattattctaatttttgtgGTTGTagaggaacttttttttttttttttttttttttgtcctagGTGCTTTTCTAACGTTTTTTATCCATAAAAAATCTCCAAATACCAGAATAGTGTTAGAATCTCCTCCAAAAtccatattttttaaatgattgtAACAGCTATTAGCCGTAAATGATGAAATGCTGATGGCATTTCAATCTAGTCTCCTTACATCCTATTATGGGGTTTCTCCACAATGATTCTAGAATTTAATTGCAAACAAAAGTATACTGGAGGTGAACCCTCTGTAAAATGTTTGCTGTGTTTGTAGGCAGCTGAAAAAGGTAAACTTATCTGAAGAAGGCTCTATATTCTTGATTGAAAtgggaaaatgaaaactttcagTAGACCTTCAAGGAGGTAACATTAGGTACTTTGATAgtccagaaaaaaatcaattcattcTCAGCCTGCTGCACAAATTATCAAACTCACTCTCTCTCTGAACTTGAAAAGTAATCAtcgattttattcaaaattttgaaaatgactgtattttgcaattggactcaacaatttctggctcatttcagaaacagcaTATGTGCTAATAGTTTTCCTACGGAGATAAGTGCTTTTTTGAGgtagctagaaattgtagttatttattgcaaaatgtagtccattaaTAACTCTTATGTAACTAACAAAAAATCTTAGCAACTTTGACCTCATAAGCTGAACATTGAATATACTTCAATTCCCGTCTTTGCTGGGCACTTGCAGTTCTAGACCCTGCCTCTATCAGCTGCATGCAACTGATGGAGATGCGATATTATGTTGCTTGTCTCTAACCCAGGTGGGACAATAGTTGTCATATTATAATTTCCTCTCTACctcaaagtacaaaaaaaaaagaaaaaaaagccaaaGCGCCAGCTCTTGATAACACACATTTTCATCTGGAGACCCCAatgtaaaagcaaaaaaaaggaagatttAATGATAGAAACAAAAATCATATGTGTATGTTCTGCTGAGTGGCTGTAATTTTTTGTTCGAGTTTCAAACATTTGTATTTGTTTGATTCAGAACTTCGTGAAGATAACGCAGCTGTATGTGAGCTCTTACAAACTTTGACTTCGTTGATAGTTCGAAATGAATTCTGTCAGGAAGTTGCGGACTGTGGAGGCCTTACTTTTATCATGGATGCCATGACTGAATTTCCAAACGATGAGGTGAGCTAATACTACTTGAATTACTCCAGAAAAACCTAGAAATgtgagggaaaatgacaaaagtgtcaggaaaaaaaatttgctctccAGAATGGGTTTAACATTTCAAACAATAACTTTTGCTTAGTAACTACTTCAATTTATGTCTTTATAACcatctaaaatatattgtcagggaatttcattaaaatgtgtcagggatttgtcagaaaaattcattttctaaattctgttaCGACCCTGTCTTCAAAAAGTCTCTGATTTTgtgaacaattttaatttttaatgaatcatCAGTTTACTATCTTGACTCTCCTGAAACCATAGAGGAGCACATGGAAGACAACCCTCTCTCTGATAAGACAGTAAGTTTGTCCAAAAGAGTCCAATTGAAAAAAGCGGAAAATCCTGGAGAGTTAAATTCAAGACATCTTTTTCAAAACTCcgcaaatgggcctgttgcaaacctttgccagagcaaaaataagagttttctGTCagtaaatatctcaaaaatcacgattggcaaagtttgaaatgcactcctaacttcacaatctgcgtaagaaatttgcgttttttgagcttcccgcttcaaaaatgatactaaggtacaggtgaacattccgtTAGGGGAGCTGTTCTATCCATCCCCTGTGCACTaggatactacacaatattcaacatggctgacaccaatccgccaaaacagtTCGCTGGCCAAAACGCATGTGCCTGGACGAGATTCTAACCATTAGTTAACAACCCAGAGTTTTCCATACAAACCATAGTTTTCATTCACAACTTCTTCGCAATGTTAAAGGTCTGCTTAGGTTAATCTTGTGCTCCCGATTATGATTTGCGCGTGGAAGCATCGGCTATGTTGGGTATTGCTATTGcgaaagggttgaatggaataACTCCTCTAacggaatgttcacctgtgctgtagtaccATTTCTAAGCGGGAATTTTACATAACTTTAAATTAGATGGACGCTTTCATTTGCTCAAACAACAAAAGAGTTCTTGGAATTATCGTTTGAAAAGTTTCAATTGATTGATCGCAATGTGAACCACAAACATTAACAGCTCacttttaagttgattttggaGATGCTTATACTTTGAATTTATTATGCATGAGGTTTTGTTGTGCACTCAAGTTCTGTGGAGGTATAATTATCACcttgtccaatggtcattttttttttgtacttgcaGATTTCGTATCATCGCATGTATAActgctttttcaagttttcagcaCAGTCATTAAAATGTTGTCTCATTGTTTCAGAAACTGAATTGGCAATGTCTTCGGCTGCTTAAAGGTTTAGCAGGAAATGATGAGGTCAAACTGAAAATCATGCAGAGTGGTGGAGGAGCCTTGATTATCTCATGCATGGACCGATTTAAAGTGAGCATAATTTTCTAGACAGAAATTTTTACATGCCTCTGGTTCGAAtaccttacattttttttaaaaagaaaacagagtTGTTGACATAACGTCCTATCATTTATAGCCTTCTAGAGTTCCTTTGTAACTGAATCAAACACAGATGGCTATAAAATGATATCAACATCTTTGTATCTAATCTGAGAGGTGCTTTTTACCAACtcttgtttattattttttttaaagaaaatatttgacgGGAGATCAGTTTAGCTTCCTGTCATGACAACCTCCCTCTTATCCAGCAGTATTTCTGCATGAAGAATTTGATTTAATGCAAGGGCACACCCTCTTTTAATGCTTCTGTTTTGCCATCCTTTGAGGGTTTCAATTTCAAGAGTTCTCtgtgagttttttcttttcctttctagGATTGGCCCACAGGGGCCAATCCTAAACTTAAAACCGGCTTCCCTCGGTCTCTACTTAACAACCAGCCCCAGATGACCATTAAACTTGGGTTGCATGGCTGAGAATCAAACCAAGATCTCCTAATTACAGGGCAAGTGCTGCAACTACACACAAACAAGGGTCAAAAACATTAGTACCAGAAACTGCCAATCGATTTTAGAGGGAACCAGTAACAGACCTAATTGCATTTACACCTGATCCATttattcaaaaagaaaagtgaTTAGTTAAATGGCAATTTTTTGCTTCCGAAGGAACTTCATTGCTCCATTAGTCATCAGAAAGTTTAATGTACCATGAAGAATTTGATGAACATCAATGTTCGCATGCCTATCAAGAAGATgcttaattttcaaattactcTCGTAAATGAATCTATTCTACCCAATAgtcaaaatatttcagattttagcATCTAGAAAAAGTGCATCTCATCAATTGAAAGCAGGCTACTTTTTATCCCTTAGATGATGAAATTCAACATtcctttttttacagaattccaTAAACATTAGTAGAGCAGGACTGGCTGTCATTACAGCCTTGTGCCTGAGGTCACCCCAGAATAGTCAACTGATGTGTGAACTGGAGGCTCCGTCAGTCATAGTTCAGGCAATGAAAATTCATTCTGCAGATTCCAAAATCCAGGTAAGCTAATAATAATGTTCTAAAAGAGAGCTTCTGCAATTCAGGTTCAAATTTCAGTAGAAGTCACATTCTTCATCCTTAAGAATCTTCCTTTTCAAACGGAACAGGAAGTCTCCATAAATAAATCAATGCCAAATAAATCGATAATGTACTATTATTTTCTTAATGTGTTCACTGTCATGGGTTTTTCTTTTGCATATCGACAAACTGTGAAAACTGCTTTTGGGTTGTGgtgatttaaaatttcttccagTATGTAATAGTCTTCAGAAAGTAATACCAgacattttgtctaaaatttaccgaaaaaatTATTGGAAGGGAAAAGAAATATCATAAAAATCTTTATGAAATCATTTTGTTGTTTTGCCATGATATGTCTTTTTGCTTGACATCACCATCGGACTTGGTTTTGCTGTTCTCAAGAGGATTAAAGTGGAAGACTAAGCACAGAATACCA belongs to Bemisia tabaci chromosome 6, PGI_BMITA_v3 and includes:
- the LOC109044385 gene encoding armadillo repeat-containing protein 6 homolog: MVKIIQQETFDTVVRENIEEFGLSAEEAIEDAEKQFIAQGIDLSNIIKDLYLRKDEDPLLVALERIKDNIGTSSTDGLEEAVENLKNECRKDIARKILAGKKGAYNLLLNVLTKFKEDKIQVASLAALVALMTGYPDLLDAEGLDLMINKLEDSSSEQQQILTLQWAVECCKKHENNRQSIFKKDITTILKRKIEDSSSSRDLLYHICCLFRHLVLDDDVRVEFSQAHEHARTISSDNLSHLTKLLFKLREDNAAVCELLQTLTSLIVRNEFCQEVADCGGLTFIMDAMTEFPNDEKLNWQCLRLLKGLAGNDEVKLKIMQSGGGALIISCMDRFKNSINISRAGLAVITALCLRSPQNSQLMCELEAPSVIVQAMKIHSADSKIQKSGCCAVRNVVSRCRELSKHFLELGIEEIINDVMKRFKSELEFDAKSALRDLGCNVVFKEEWKGENKSGVIDCN